The Pygocentrus nattereri isolate fPygNat1 chromosome 12, fPygNat1.pri, whole genome shotgun sequence genome includes the window TGCCGGCAACTATAATCAAAACACTTAAGGACTACTGCGTaactgtgtacacacacacacacacacacacacacacacacacacacacacacacacacacacacacacacacacacacacacacataaacacaaaaagtgtaaaactgctgatttttccaaatttctgcataatttaagatagtttaagatgtaagcaaagttgttcagagtggtttggtgtaaaatactttgttctagagaaattcaacaagtcagagttgttcacagtgttggtgattgGACCCAGaggtccacctctaaaagctccatcacagaaagttagtaCATTAAATTTGTTATTAATGCACCGCTTGAGGTCTGTGTCATTGTTTTGTCAATGTTTTGGCCtatggcctaaaacatattttagtttattcattcatttttaagatgGTATTATTATATTCGGGGTATAAGATAATGAAAAGCCTTGGCCAACAGCTCTTTCATCCATTAACTAGTTGAAACGCTCTAAATTCTAACAATTCAATGCCTTGGTTGCACTCTGTACTCCCACTAGAAGCCAGTGTAGTAACATAGTAGTTAAGACTACACAGACTGACGTGGCTTTAGGCAAACCTCAGAGGCTTTACCCATTAAATGAATAGATAATGTATTACTTCATCTTTAATCTCCCCTTTTGCTTGTTTCAGAcctttgcattttgtttctcTTAAATAACGTCTGAAAGGAGCTTAAACTGAACTTATTTAATTCTGTATTAATTCTCAATTCTGTTGTTCTTTAACCCAAGTTCTCACAACTGAAAGGTTCCCAAGTACCTCACAATGAAACAGCAACACAGAGAAACATCAGGACATAAATTGCTGACATAAGCCCTCTTACTGTGAGAAAATTTAATTAACAAACTGAGTTCTTATTTTAAATACACTAGaataaaacagattaaaaaagcATGAACATCTGTACAAAATGTTTTCTTAGAAATATCCATGAAatctcctctaccaaacttacTTACACTTACAAGACTGCTTCTGGTTCAATAAAAATTTTCGAGTCTGATTTTATTGCAGTCTTCGGGGTGCCTGACAGCAATGCCATTACGAAGAAGCATCTCTATGTATGGTGGCCAGAAGGAGTCATCGAGAGACACATACGGCTCATGAGGAGTCTccaatgttttgtttgttaacTGCTGTATGAGACAAACAAAGAATATAGAAATGACTGACTGCCAGGTGACAAGGACACACTATTACATTCAACTACATGCTATTGTGCAATATCTTAGGTTCAAAACCATAGAAGGAAGACACTCAGACAAACCTCAAGAATCTCACTCAGTGAGATAAGGTTTTCACCAGAATCAGGAACAGTGccctgcagaggaaacacaAAGTATGCAGTGACATTACAGAAACATTGTAGCATCAGGCTTATTAGTTACTCCAGtctgattttaaattaataaatgatgtGAATATTGTTTGCACTGGACTATCAGTCCAGCTGGACTATTACAATCTTTATTATGTTGACTTATCTTTTTGTCTGGTCTTGTCATGTTTAGTCCCCCCCTCCCGCCAGTGTTGAATGAGATGTACTATTACCTGAATGCTTTGACTGTATAGCtatttccatgtcattttgcaGTTTCTGAAAGGGCCTGTTGCCAAAcattacaaacactgtaaattttatgaagaatgaaccaaaagaaatggcccaaatatggcttggaaaaaagtctggttccactgacttacactggaagtaaagcatgttttgccccccttttttcctgtaaatttaccattctggatatacaaagttttcttccaacagcagcgatatgcttaAGTATGTTTATCTATGTATCCTGTTCATGTCGCATTTATGAACAAAATACTAGTAATGCAATTATATTATGACTGTTACACTACATACCACTTGTatgcaaaatgttttatgttttagcaCCTTTGGTCAAATGGtctgttttgttgactttcttctaagttaaaaaaaaatgacacacatcctctacagagaacatacttctgcaaattttattgcagtgtgtttatttgctgaatttagcatgttattaacattattttaacatgttaacttaacatttaacataaaatgcGTCCTATGGAAAGGTTTTGGAACATTGTGTTTAAAATCAAATTCAATTATTTCAACCTTTGGAAagcaattaaaatgaatatatatatatatatatatatatatatatatataatttattggTTGTTGGTGTTGTGTTAACTCAGGTTCCCAgttaatattgttttaaaattgttttcatCTATAACCTCATGTCAtaggacacattttcaaaatctattgaTTTGATTGTGATTTGCTACACATTATGGTCTTTATGTAACCAGGCAGTTCAACACATTTCTCCCTGgataacatcaaataaattacttaaataaaattatttcaaTACCTTTAATGCCCACTTTAAGACCTCAATATagcaaaataatacaaattccagcacagacagacagcaaaTCATTAAAAGATCCCTTTAGCCCCTTAAACATATCACTCTTATagataaaaaacacaaacatagcttttatagataaaaataagacattttcagatatttgataaccttaaatttatttaatCTAAATTGTATTCAAATCTATTTTAAGAGTTTATAATTTGTTATGGATCTGCAGGAACTCTATCATGTGttgttatattttgtatgttgtAAGAGAGtattcatttgttcttttaAAGGCAAGGTATTTAGGGTCGTCTTTAATATTTTTTCAGGGACAAAGAATGAAATTAACTTCTTGGTCCCATTTACATTTCTGCCAATACTCTATTAATGGAAGCTGTCCCAGACAAATAATTTCTTAAATACAATTAAACGAATGAACAAATGTGATGACTcattacattacagtaaaaCTTAATCTGGCCAGTGACCTAAAATGACCGGTTACAATTAAATGTCTACTGAGCACAGAGAGAAAGCTCACCCTCTTTTTCTTGGTTCCGACTGCTTGCTGATTGGGAAGAGGGAAATGTTCAGCCAACATGTCACTTAATGTTTCCATGAGGTTGCCATGGTAATCCTTCACCCTGGTGATTTTTCGCTTCATGTCCTGTAGGATACTGTAGAAGCCACAACGAAGAGCTCATGAAAACTGAACACTATATTACATAATTGGACTGTCAGTAATAACATGTTTAAAACAGTTTGGCATGGGTATGGCCTGTTTAGTCTCCCAGTGGGTATGACTGATGTAGTTCTAGTTATGTGAAATAACATAGTATTCCTTGATTATATTCAAACCCAGGTTTTCAATCTAACAAACTGTGTCATACAATCACTTCTTGCTGACAGAATTCTCGGCATATTCACTGAAATGACTTGTCACTAAATTGGTCacacaaaacatgaaaatgtgcactgcagagaaacagacttcTAAAAGGAAACAAGGATCACTCTCAATTTTCTTACAATACCATGCATATTTCATCCCAGCAGGAACCCCCTTTAACACTTGTTTTCTGTACGTCTCCTGCATACAAGCCTGCCTGATTGATACCTATTGCATGCATACCTCTGTAAAACTATACCTGTGCTCTGacagcttttcattttcattcctcAATGTGGCGACTTGTTCAGTCACTTCACTCAGCACTTCCTTCTTCTCTCCTAGCCACTTCTGTTCCctataaaacatacattttacagaTAGTCTGGTCATTCATCAGTTTCATTTCTGGTGCATCTATATGCTCAAACGTATGTATGGTAAAAGTGTGTGCAAATATGAGTGCAACAGTTTAACCACCCGAAAAACTGCAAGATTTCC containing:
- the cenpk gene encoding centromere protein K is translated as MEQQSKIPETPAETDTGCSEAMKAELLDECEEQFGLLQKLQNEIILADTDCNDEESNEAVNRLNAMTTELEQWQEMEPKLLSTNPEILFALGKDELQRLNSQLKMVLSCSQVKRDALKDLLQREQKWLGEKKEVLSEVTEQVATLRNENEKLSEHSILQDMKRKITRVKDYHGNLMETLSDMLAEHFPLPNQQAVGTKKKRGTVPDSGENLISLSEILEQLTNKTLETPHEPYVSLDDSFWPPYIEMLLRNGIAVRHPEDCNKIRLENFY